The following proteins come from a genomic window of Phacochoerus africanus isolate WHEZ1 chromosome 9, ROS_Pafr_v1, whole genome shotgun sequence:
- the GPATCH2L gene encoding G patch domain-containing protein 2-like isoform X4, translated as MDELVHDLASALEQTSEQNKLGELWEEMALSPRQQRRQLRKRRGRKRRSDFTHLAEHTCCYSEASESSLDEAIKDCREMAPVTNFSDSDDTMVAKRHPALNAIVKSKQHSWHESDSFTENAPCRPLRRRRKVKRVTSEVAASLQQKLKVSDWSYERGCRFKSAKKQRLSRWKENTPWTSSGHGLCESGETRTFLSKTGRKERMECEADEQKQGSDENMSECETSSVCSSSDTGLFTNDEGRQGDDEQSDWFYEGECVPGFTVPNLLPKWAPDHCSEVERMDSGLDKLSDSTFLLPSRPAQRGYHARFNRLPGAAARCLRKGRRRLVGKETSISNLGTERISHLISDPRQKEKNKALTSDFPHISACAHEFCFHYTAAGMC; from the exons ATGGATGAGCTGGTACATGACTTAGCCTCAGCCTTGGAGCAGACATCTGAGCAGAATAAGCTCGGCGAGCTGTGGGAGGAGATGGCCCTGAGCCCTCGGCAGCAGAGGCGGCAGCTTCGCAAACGGAGAGGCCGGAAGCGCCGTTCAGACTTCACTCACCTGGCAGAGCATACCTGCTGCTACAGTGAGGCCTCTGAGTCAAGTCTGGATGAAGCCATTAAGGACTGTCGAGAAATGGCCCCAGTCACCAATTTTAGTGACTCTGATGACACGATGGTAGCCAAAAGGCATCCAGCTCTCAACGCCATTGTTAAGAGTAAGCAACATTCTTGGCATGAGTCTGACTCCTTTACTGAAAATGCACCTTGTCGACCGCTCAGACGCCGTCGCAAGGTGAAGCGAGTGACATCAGAGGTGGCTGCCAGCCTTCAGCAGAAACTCAAGGTGTCAGATTGGAGCTACGAGAGAGGCTGCAGGTTCAAGTCTGCTAAGAAGCAGCGTCTGTCCCGCTGGAAAGAGAATACTCCTTGGACCTCCTCAGGTCATGGGTTGTGTGAATCAGGAGAAACGAGGACTTTCCTAAGcaaaacaggaagaaaggaaaggatggagTGTGAAGCAGATGAGCAAAAACAGGGTTCTGATGAGAACATGTCAGAATG TGAAACCAGCAGTGTGTGTAGCAGCAGTGACACAGGGCTCTTTACCAATGATGAAGGACGGCAAG GGGATGATGAGCAGAGTGATTGGTTCTATGAAGGAGAATGTGTCCCAGGATTCACTGTTCCTAACCTTCTGCCCAAGTGGGCTCCTGACCATTGCTCGGAAGTAGAGAGAATGGATTCCGGACTGGATAaactttcagattccacattccTTTTACCTTCTCGGCCAGCTCAGAGAG ggtaccATGCTCGCTTTAATCGtctgcctggagctgcagctcgaTGCCTCAGAAAGGGGCGAAGAAGGCTTGTTGGGAAG GAGACCAGCATAAGTAATTTGGGTACTGAGAGGATAAGCCACCTCATTAGTGATCCTCGGCAGAAAGA aaaGAATAAAGCGTTGACTTCTGATTTTCCTCACATTTCTGCTTGTGCACATGAG
- the GPATCH2L gene encoding G patch domain-containing protein 2-like isoform X5 → MDELVHDLASALEQTSEQNKLGELWEEMALSPRQQRRQLRKRRGRKRRSDFTHLAEHTCCYSEASESSLDEAIKDCREMAPVTNFSDSDDTMVAKRHPALNAIVKSKQHSWHESDSFTENAPCRPLRRRRKVKRVTSEVAASLQQKLKVSDWSYERGCRFKSAKKQRLSRWKENTPWTSSGHGLCESGETRTFLSKTGRKERMECEADEQKQGSDENMSECETSSVCSSSDTGLFTNDEGRQGDDEQSDWFYEGECVPGFTVPNLLPKWAPDHCSEVERMDSGLDKLSDSTFLLPSRPAQRGDQHK, encoded by the exons ATGGATGAGCTGGTACATGACTTAGCCTCAGCCTTGGAGCAGACATCTGAGCAGAATAAGCTCGGCGAGCTGTGGGAGGAGATGGCCCTGAGCCCTCGGCAGCAGAGGCGGCAGCTTCGCAAACGGAGAGGCCGGAAGCGCCGTTCAGACTTCACTCACCTGGCAGAGCATACCTGCTGCTACAGTGAGGCCTCTGAGTCAAGTCTGGATGAAGCCATTAAGGACTGTCGAGAAATGGCCCCAGTCACCAATTTTAGTGACTCTGATGACACGATGGTAGCCAAAAGGCATCCAGCTCTCAACGCCATTGTTAAGAGTAAGCAACATTCTTGGCATGAGTCTGACTCCTTTACTGAAAATGCACCTTGTCGACCGCTCAGACGCCGTCGCAAGGTGAAGCGAGTGACATCAGAGGTGGCTGCCAGCCTTCAGCAGAAACTCAAGGTGTCAGATTGGAGCTACGAGAGAGGCTGCAGGTTCAAGTCTGCTAAGAAGCAGCGTCTGTCCCGCTGGAAAGAGAATACTCCTTGGACCTCCTCAGGTCATGGGTTGTGTGAATCAGGAGAAACGAGGACTTTCCTAAGcaaaacaggaagaaaggaaaggatggagTGTGAAGCAGATGAGCAAAAACAGGGTTCTGATGAGAACATGTCAGAATG TGAAACCAGCAGTGTGTGTAGCAGCAGTGACACAGGGCTCTTTACCAATGATGAAGGACGGCAAG GGGATGATGAGCAGAGTGATTGGTTCTATGAAGGAGAATGTGTCCCAGGATTCACTGTTCCTAACCTTCTGCCCAAGTGGGCTCCTGACCATTGCTCGGAAGTAGAGAGAATGGATTCCGGACTGGATAaactttcagattccacattccTTTTACCTTCTCGGCCAGCTCAGAGAG GAGACCAGCATAAGTAA
- the GPATCH2L gene encoding G patch domain-containing protein 2-like isoform X6: MDELVHDLASALEQTSEQNKLGELWEEMALSPRQQRRQLRKRRGRKRRSDFTHLAEHTCCYSEASESSLDEAIKDCREMAPVTNFSDSDDTMVAKRHPALNAIVKSKQHSWHESDSFTENAPCRPLRRRRKVKRVTSEVAASLQQKLKVSDWSYERGCRFKSAKKQRLSRWKENTPWTSSGHGLCESGETRTFLSKTGRKERMECEADEQKQGSDENMSECETSSVCSSSDTGLFTNDEGRQGDQHK; this comes from the exons ATGGATGAGCTGGTACATGACTTAGCCTCAGCCTTGGAGCAGACATCTGAGCAGAATAAGCTCGGCGAGCTGTGGGAGGAGATGGCCCTGAGCCCTCGGCAGCAGAGGCGGCAGCTTCGCAAACGGAGAGGCCGGAAGCGCCGTTCAGACTTCACTCACCTGGCAGAGCATACCTGCTGCTACAGTGAGGCCTCTGAGTCAAGTCTGGATGAAGCCATTAAGGACTGTCGAGAAATGGCCCCAGTCACCAATTTTAGTGACTCTGATGACACGATGGTAGCCAAAAGGCATCCAGCTCTCAACGCCATTGTTAAGAGTAAGCAACATTCTTGGCATGAGTCTGACTCCTTTACTGAAAATGCACCTTGTCGACCGCTCAGACGCCGTCGCAAGGTGAAGCGAGTGACATCAGAGGTGGCTGCCAGCCTTCAGCAGAAACTCAAGGTGTCAGATTGGAGCTACGAGAGAGGCTGCAGGTTCAAGTCTGCTAAGAAGCAGCGTCTGTCCCGCTGGAAAGAGAATACTCCTTGGACCTCCTCAGGTCATGGGTTGTGTGAATCAGGAGAAACGAGGACTTTCCTAAGcaaaacaggaagaaaggaaaggatggagTGTGAAGCAGATGAGCAAAAACAGGGTTCTGATGAGAACATGTCAGAATG TGAAACCAGCAGTGTGTGTAGCAGCAGTGACACAGGGCTCTTTACCAATGATGAAGGACGGCAAG GAGACCAGCATAAGTAA